In Candidatus Neomarinimicrobiota bacterium, a single genomic region encodes these proteins:
- a CDS encoding YqgE/AlgH family protein, with the protein MKGHILIAMPHLTDPYFGRSLVLICEHDDQGAMGLIINKSFEDESVKDIFQTLIVNDNAINEVISPIYFGGPVDLERGFLLHGADFLTDETMQINNTFSLTSNSNIIEAIKAGHGPQQFKLMLGYAGWGTGQLEREIENGDWLFQEVTPDFIFSGNEAEKWHSAMQSFGINIAPTTGGVA; encoded by the coding sequence ATGAAAGGTCATATCCTTATTGCCATGCCCCATTTAACCGATCCGTATTTTGGTCGATCCCTGGTGCTCATCTGTGAACATGATGACCAGGGAGCAATGGGTCTCATTATTAACAAGTCGTTTGAAGATGAATCAGTTAAAGACATATTTCAGACCCTAATCGTGAATGACAATGCCATCAATGAGGTGATCTCACCCATATATTTTGGGGGTCCGGTGGATCTAGAGCGGGGATTCCTATTACATGGCGCTGATTTTTTGACCGATGAGACCATGCAGATTAACAATACGTTTTCACTTACCTCAAATTCAAATATCATTGAGGCTATCAAAGCAGGCCATGGTCCCCAACAGTTTAAGCTGATGCTTGGATATGCCGGTTGGGGAACCGGTCAACTAGAACGCGAGATCGAGAATGGTGACTGGCTGTTTCAGGAAGTAACCCCTGATTTTATCTTTTCCGGGAATGAGGCTGAGAAGTGGCATTCTGCCATGCAAAGTTTTGGGATAAATATTGCTCCGACTACGGGGGGAGTGGCGTGA
- a CDS encoding LD-carboxypeptidase, with protein sequence MSITRRQILQMVGAGLAATQVPLATASGLFSRSTLKPPRLKTGQTVGLINPAGATFHHDDVAIAEETLAALGLKMKSGEHLLDRYGYLAGTDAARASDVNAMFADPDVDAILTLRGGWGCNRILNLLDYKSIAKHPKIIMGYSDITSLLLALNAKTGLVTFHGPVGISTWNEYSTDFVKRLLFEAKTFSMENPQDIGDNLTQTKDRILTINSGTARGKLQGGNLSVFTAMVGSDYLPDFKNSILFLEEVGENIYRVDRMLTQLKLAGILDELSGFIFGKCNDCGPGEDYGSLTLDDVLDDHIKPLGIPAWYGSMIGHISDKFTMPLGIEAEIDAAKGKITLLESAVI encoded by the coding sequence ATGAGCATCACTCGCAGACAGATCTTACAGATGGTTGGCGCTGGACTGGCAGCTACCCAAGTGCCCCTGGCCACCGCTTCAGGACTTTTCTCCAGATCCACTCTCAAACCACCTCGCCTGAAAACAGGCCAGACTGTGGGTTTAATAAACCCTGCAGGAGCAACCTTCCACCATGACGATGTGGCTATTGCTGAAGAAACCCTGGCAGCACTGGGACTCAAAATGAAATCTGGTGAACACCTCCTGGATCGATACGGTTATCTGGCAGGCACCGATGCAGCCCGGGCTTCTGATGTCAATGCCATGTTTGCCGATCCTGATGTAGATGCCATTCTTACTTTGCGCGGAGGTTGGGGCTGTAACCGTATTTTAAATCTACTGGACTATAAGTCCATCGCAAAACATCCCAAAATCATCATGGGTTACAGTGATATCACCAGTTTACTATTGGCTCTGAATGCCAAAACCGGTCTGGTCACCTTCCATGGTCCTGTGGGCATTTCAACCTGGAATGAGTACTCCACTGATTTTGTTAAAAGACTGCTATTTGAGGCAAAAACCTTCAGCATGGAAAACCCTCAAGATATCGGTGACAACCTGACTCAGACCAAAGACCGTATATTGACCATCAATTCTGGAACAGCACGGGGAAAACTTCAGGGCGGAAATTTGTCAGTATTTACGGCTATGGTGGGGTCTGATTATCTACCAGATTTTAAGAACAGCATCTTGTTTCTGGAAGAGGTTGGCGAAAATATCTACCGCGTGGATCGTATGCTTACCCAACTTAAACTGGCTGGTATTCTGGATGAACTTTCCGGTTTTATCTTTGGTAAGTGCAATGATTGTGGTCCCGGTGAAGATTATGGTTCACTGACCCTGGATGATGTCCTGGATGATCACATCAAACCCCTGGGTATCCCAGCCTGGTACGGTTCCATGATCGGGCATATCAGCGATAAATTCACCATGCCCCTGGGTATTGAAGCTGAAATTGATGCTGCTAAAGGTAAAATTACACTGTTGGAATCAGCGGTAATTTAG